The nucleotide window GATCTCTTTGATGTCTTTTTTTCGCCTACGCATAGCTTTGGtcttatatgactttgctatttaGTGGTGTGTTTTTGTGTGCGTGTGTTGgtgttggctgtgtgcatcctagatatgcagaggccgggtgttcTCATTGTGTTTGTATTCTCTTGATGCTTCATTATGAGCCAATAAAATTCACCCTTTGTCGAAAAAAAGGAATCATAAATTTGAGGCACATAATCTCGCCAAGTTTGCTTGTAATCTCGGCATCGGCAGACATGTTTGGTTGGGCTCCCGTCATGACCCAAATCTTGTACCTATGAACATTGTTATAGGTCAATAAAGTGGTGAGTTTTctctctcaaaaaaaaaaaaccaCTGCGTGTGTGTTCTGCTGGATTCAGCTTGGAAAACGTAGATTTTTTTTCCATTTTAATGTAGGAGCTGACTCATTGCTCGCCGTGTAGTCTTGCCTAGGCTGGTTCAGTGCGTGTATGCTCGTTCGTTGGGGGACATGATGAGGTGGGAGTAGATTGCATGGGGTGCAACTCGGATCTTGAGATGAAATGATTGGCTGAATCTATGAGAGTGAGGGGAGACAAGTCGAAAAAAGTGAAGGAGAATTATGAAAGCTCATCATATCTCATGGCTACTCCTTTTCTATTGATACTAGCGTACATCATGAGTAACGAAACTATGTGAAGGACTATTATGGAAGCTCAGTCATAGCTCATACTCCAATAATTCAAAACGGTTCGCAGGCTCATCCACACTCGGTGAATAATAAATTAAAAAACTCCGATTTTTTAGTCATCCAAGATGCTCATGCACGCAAGGTGTGTACAAAATTTCAGATTGTTTGGACATCTGAGGAGCTCGTGTTAAAAACTAAATCGGCTCCAAATAGTGTTCAAAGTTTCTTGGACACCCGAAATTTATTTTTTTGGCACGAGCTCCTCAGATCTTCAAATACCATGAATTTCTGGATGCCCGTTGCGCACATGAGCATCTTGGATGcttaaaaatttcagaatttttatgAACATTTTGTAATTTTACTGTTCACACATGGGTTGCATAATAGCCTATATTGAGAGTAAAACAATTGTgggtggggggtggggggtgTGGGGTGGGGTGGAGAGCTCTGTTGATCAACTAGAAATAAAATGACAATCAATGAAGATGAAGTCATGCTTAAAGATCTAACGAAAATATATTTTGGAGCACCATGCCAGGCTTATGTTTGTTCTACAAAACATACATTGTATCTACTCATGGCGAAATATTTTCTCGGTGAGAGGCGATGTTTTCGTCGAAACGAGCCACATCTGCTGGTTTTGGAATTCTTGAAGTTCTGAGACCATGATCTTCAGTAAGCGTTATTTGAGTGCATGTGGTGGTGTGGTGGCGTGTTTTACGCTGTAGCCCGTGCATTGAAAAAGAATGACAAGCAGAAATAGGAACATCTACAAAGATGATACGAATATCTCCTTCAGCATGTGATGCTACCGGTTCACACACGTAGAGCGTATTTACTTGGATGTGATGGTACTCCTACCGCCATGACGTGCTGTGTTATTACGAGTGGACAAGGCTAAAACAGGGCAAGGGACCCATCACCCGCGCAGTGCCTTGTGCTCCGGGGAATTCTCCTCTCGGGCGGGCTACCTAGTCATTGATCGAGAACACACGAGATTCAACAGGGACAAGACAGGCACTTTCTTGGACCCCGGCCGCTTTGCTCTTGTCACGGCATCTCGTTTCCTTCGTTTTCGGCAGGGGCTTTCGTCGGCGACGACGACGCCGTGTCGTGCCTCGCGTACACGATGCGATGCGGACGCGGCTGGTCAAATTCGGATCAGCCGCATTGTGTGGCCGGCGAGAGAATGCCGGCATTGCGTTGTGGCTTACCCTCGAGCGAGTCGCCTTGGCTGGTCGTCTCCAAGCTCTTGTGTAAAGAAAATACGTCCAGCCAGTCAGTAGTGTATTGATGGATGGGCTGTCAGATTTGGCGCGTCTCACGTCGCCGGGTAAAATCATCTGGGTCCGTCCATTGCATCCATGGCTGAAGAACAGAGGCGGATTCAGACTGAAAATTAACCGATGTCCACATAGAAAAACATATGCCTACATATCAAATAATTAATGACCTACACATTAAATCAATGGATTATATTAAGCAAGTGCATATTGGACCCGGTGCCAGTGAAACCGGCTAGCTGTACATAGCTATGCCCCTGCTGAAGAACAAGACAAGAGTATATACTCCTCCTATTTAAATCAAGTTTACCCCTATGTAACATTAGGATTTGCTAAATCTCAATCCAGTGAGACTTAACCAAGTCGAAGTCGATGCTTTATTCGTGAGATATTATGTGAAGATCCGTGCAAAAATTTCTATTAAACTTCTTTTTTTATATGTTCGGTGACTTGACTGAGACTTGATTAAGTCTCAATTGACTAAGATTTAGCCACACATTTTCAGCTAATTCACTCATCCCCTGAATTTCAGTCGGGTCGGCCTGTTCCTCCCTCTAACCCCAATCACAATCATCGACGTTGATTTACGCAAGGGCACTTCTAACCGATCCCAAATAAGGTCGTAAGGGAGGATAAATTCAATTATCCTCCCTTGCGATGCACCTAGCTGATCCCTTATCCGTTGTAGTGGAGTAAAAATTATCCTCCACCTCCCCaatgccccctcccccccaaatCTCTCTAAATATGCTCACTTCCGCCGTGGCCGAGTAAAACTGGCGCATCTCTTTCTCCCACGTCCGCGCTGCCCTGTCTCCCACTGCCACAGTCACCAtgccccgccgccaccaccagTGATCGTCCCTCTAGCCGAAATGGATAGCTCAGGCCCTTCCCTCACCCCGCCAGCCACACAGAGCCAGACAAGCTCGAAAGCCAATGGCAGCGGCATCGTTGCTTGCCGAGGCGCcgtgaagaagaagatgaagaaggcCACAACGGCGCCTCGTCCAAGGCGACGCCTTGTGCAGCTAGTCTGGCACCCCCTAGGCCACTGCTCCGGCGCGGGCAGCGGCCAGAGCTGGCAACAAGCATCACGGCCGCCAAGTGCTCGATGAAATGCCTGCAAGGTAAAGAAAAGTCTCGCGTCTTATTGGTGGCCGATGGTGATGTTGTTTTCTTTATTGTTGTAGTGCGGAGATGAACACAACTGAATTCCTCACGTCTTTGGTGTCCTTGGCCACTGTTGGACTTGATGAGCTCAAACGACTCCTTTTGGCATCATTCGGAGGCGACCCAGGACATGAAGCAAGAGGTGGCCAAGGAGGAGGGGTCCCAAGACAGTTATGTTATGTATGTTTTAAATATAATATTCTCATGATATATATTGCATAGTGTTTGAAGTTGATGCTGGTAGGACATAATCaacataattttggtttttactTCACTACTATAGTGGATCGGCTAGGTGCGGCCATCGTTGGTGAACTAAAAATTTATACCGGGTGATTAGGATCTGATTGGCTGAAATTAAATTATGTGAGGCAGGTCCATCACTGAAAATAGAGGGGCCAACTAGATGAGGACACATAGGGATGAGTACACGTAGGAGGGTCCGTAGAGTCCGCTGTGTATTATCGGGGGTTAGAAATGCCCTAAGTCTAGGATTGCTCATGTGGTGCACACGACCGTCTCGTGTCTCTCACGCACCCGCGCCTTCTTAAACCCCACACAGCACCACACGAGCACAGTGACGCGAGCGAGCGGGCAAGCTGCAGAGAGGGCAAAAATGGCAGCCTCTTCGACGCTCCCCGTGGTCGTCCCGGcgctgctcctcctcctcgcctcggCGTTCGCGCCAGCAACAGCAGCGAGCCCCTCCAAGCGCCCCACCCATCAGCCTCTTCTTTTCCCCGTGGGACTCGCTCCCCTGCATCAGAAGCAGTGGAGCGGCAGGTACGCCACCGCCGCCGTCACGGCCTCAGCCGCAGCGGCGACGGACAACGGCACGGCGAACCCGTTTACGGCGCACTACTTCCTGCAGGAGCTGGACCACTTCACCTTCACGCCCAACTCCTCCCACGTCTTCTCCCAGAAGTACCTCCTCAACGACACCTTCTGGCGGCGGAAACCCACCGCGGGGCCGCTGTTCGTGTACACCGGCAACGAGGGCGAAATCGAGTGGTTCACCACCAACACCGGCTTCATGTTCGACATCGCGCCAGAGTTCGGCGCGCTCCTCGTCTTCATCGAGGTACCCTTTCTGCCTGCCACATATATCCTCCGCTATGGCTGATATCATCGGTGACCAGTGACCACTGACCGGCCCCTCGTCCAAAATTTAGTTGTCCTATTGGTTCCCTCTAGACAAGACACCATTGAGCAGCAACCACTTTTAAAAGCAGTTTGGTTGTCCTATACTAATCAGTAACAGCAATCACTTTCATGTTCAACTTGTTTGAAATTTGTCAGCATCGGTTCTACGGGGAGTCGATGCCGTTCGGGGACGGCCCATACAGCTCGCCCGACACGCTGGGCTACCTGACGTCCACGCAGGCGCTCGCCGACTTCGCCGTTCTCATCACCAGCCTCAAGCAGAACCTCTCGGCCGTCGACGCACCCGTGGTCGTCTTCGGCGGCTCCTATGGGGGCAGTAAGTCCATCACCGGCACGTCTACGTGTATTAATTATATCATGCGTGCGACGTGAGGGCGGACAAATTTTTTGTGTGAAAATTAGGATTAGCTAATCTACACTAATTGATAATGTTGTCAGAGGAGTAAATGATTTTTTAAGCCTGTTGGTTCTAGTGCTGGCTGCATGGTTCAGGCTCAAGTATCCTCATGTCGCCATGGGAGCAGTGGCATCATCTGCACCGATCCTGCAGTTCGACGACATCACCCCGTGGTCTAGCTTCTACGACGCCGTCTCGCAGGACTTCAAGGTAACAATGGGAATTAATCACTACTACTGCAATAACATCATCGtgcttttttttcattttctcaAAAATAAGTTGGTCAAAAGAATTTCGGGATGGATCATGGATGGCCCAGTTTCACCTGTCAAATTATTGGTCTTGAGCTACGTCCGTCTGGTGCAAACTTATCGGCGATGTCAGCTCTGAATTACTATTAGTACTGAATTTCACTTGTTTTCGTGCTGTCATTACCCTGGCGGCACCTTAGCGGATTATGAATTGGTGATGGTGCTTTTCTTCATGAGCATGTAGCTAACTGGTTTTTTTATTAGAATTTCTCATGAAAATAATACATGGAATTTAAGTGCGTGATTGAAATGGCTAGTGAAGTAATGATTCAGTTTTTGATTAGTTTGATTGAGACGCTCAACCGCACCGAAGAGCTATTACTAATATGGTAGAGACAAGATATAAACTCCTCACTTGTATGCAAATTGATGTATTTTGTTCATCATTGATGCCTGATGACACAGCTATTATTGATATGGTAGAGACAAGATATAAGGTCCTCACTTGTATGCAAATTGATGTATTTTGTACATCATTGATGCCTGATGACACAGCTATTACTAGTACGGTAGAGACAAGATATGACAAGGGAAAGGAACGACGAGTCACTTTGTAGTGGCATCTTTGTCTGATTGATGCTTGATTAATAGCTGTCCCATGTCAACTTTCCAAAAAGATAAATGTATTTGTGACATCCAACTAATTTTGCAGTCTGAGAGCCCGAATTGCTTCAGTGTCATCAAGGCGGTCTGGGATGTGCTTGATGATCGGGGATTCAACCACACAGGCCTCTTGGAGCTCAGCAAAACATTTAGGGCCTGCAAGTAAGCTTTGTGCAACTGATAAATTTTTTTGACTGAAAACTGTTGGGGAGAAGCCCACAGTATAAAATTCATTACTGTAGGAAGAAAAATAAGAGATTAAGACTGCAAGTATTTTTTTTCTATGTGTGAAGTGTAAGTAAAGCAAACAAATAGCCAAACCTTGTAGGCAAGAAATACATGAAAAGAGATGACTTGCAGGCTTAGAAAATATATATACATTAAGTCCAAAGGATACACACTCTGCTCAGCTGCATACATGGCTGAACATGAAAGCCTCATCTTGACAAGATTACCCGAGTGGTGAACTAATGAACAGTTGGACAAATGGGCGATGACTCGGGCTCGTGACGTTGTGTTATCCCTTAACTTTTAGGACCGTGCAGTCCGCTGATTCGCTGAGTAACTGGCTATGGAATGCGTTCACCTACACCGCCATGGTGGACTATCCAACCCCAGCCAATTTCATGATGAATCTGCCTGCTTACCCTGTGAAGGAGGTTAGCCACTTGTAACCTAACTTATAATCCTTACTCTCGCCTGCATTACTACATGAAATGAATCATGAATGAGGAGAGAAACATGAGTTTCAGAGCTACGAAACTGGCTACGAAACATAAGTTTGAAGTTCATATGTTGTTTCATTTTcgagaaacaaaaaagagaaatcTTGTTGTTGTTAGTTAGTTGGAGAGTACGGATCTCAAAGCAAGGCTGGAGGGTTGAGGATAAGAGGTTCTATGTAGCCTGAGCTACAAAGGAACTTTACCTTTATTCCCTTCTGCTCAGCATATAATTCCCCTAACATTTCTGCAGATGTGTAAGATCATTGATTCTTTTCCCGCGGGAGCAGATGTCGTCGACAAAGCTTTCGCCGCGGCGAGCCTGTACTACAATTACACAGGCGACCAGAAGTGCTTCCAGGTGGAAGGTGATGATGACCCTCATGATCTCGACGGCTGGGGATGGCAGGTACAAGACTTAATCACATACATATGTATGTTGTGTACTGGTGACACATGACATGATGCCTGAGATGATCATATATGTGTTTTCTTAAACAAACTCTTGTGCAGGCCTGCACAGAGATGGTCATGCCAATGACGGTGTCGAACGAGAGCATGTTCCCACCGGACAGCTTCAATTACGAGAATATGTCTGAGGACTGCCTTCTGTACTACGGAGTTCGTCCGAGGATGCACTGGATCACCACTGAATATGGTGGTCATGTAAGTTTTTGTTTCAGATTTTCAGTGTTTACATAAGAACCGTCAGCAGCAACATGTTTTGTGGTTGCATGTGCTTATGTGGTACTGCATTGCACAACCCACTGCAGAAAATTGACAAGGTTCTCAAGAAGTTTGGGAGCAACATCATCTTCTCCAACGGGATGCGAGACCCATGGAGTCGAGGCGGGTAGGAGTAAAAGATTTCACCATCTGAGTTATTCGTGATGATAGTTTCAACCATTCAGGTAACAACTTTACCACAGTAAAAAATACTAACAGCCTTCCTTCCGAACCGCTATCAGGGTGCTCAAGAACATATCATCCAGCATCATTGCTCTTGTCACCGAGAAAGGTAAACATGAAGTTGCAGAAAATAAGCAAGGTCAAAAGTACTCTGAAACTTACTTACGTATGACTACTTCTTTTGTGGTGGTGATGTTCAGGGGCCCATCATTTGGACTTGAGATCTGCAACCAAGGATGATCCAGACTGGGTTGTAGAACAAAGGAGACAGGAAGTTGAGATCATACGTGGATGGATAGATCAGTATAACAAGGACATTGAACAGATGTGGCAGTAAGAGGGCGCCCTTGATCTTCGCAGTCTGGGAAAATAAATGTGGCTACATGTAAAATATAAGGATTTTCCTTTATTCGACATGGCGATAAGAAAAAAAAATCAAGATGATAATGTATTATTGCAACTTCAAATTCAAGAAGACAACAGAGATTCTTGAACTTAAGCAGTCATACGCGAACCATAAATGCACGCTGTTGTGGTGAACATTGAATTTAGGGACAGACATGTCTTTGTCCCTGCAGATAATTTAGTTACAATCCACGTTTACACACGGGGCACCGTGCTCCACCCCTAGAGCTCCTCGTAGAATGCCTGCTTGTCTCCATACCTTACACTCGCTCACTATCCATTGCAGTACCGCATTGTGATTCGGGGTTGCTCCCTCGAACATAATGGCGTTCCGGTGTTTGCATATCTCCCACATATGCTTAGGAGGCAAAGCGTGCGCATCCTTCTTCCTTGCTGACCGTTGCCGCCGTGGCGTGTGCACCAAACGCCTAGGCATTCACCCGGCAATGGAGCTCTGCTGATCAAACCTAGTGCTGCGAACACCGTCGTCCACACTTCCTTCCTGAATGGGCATTCCATATAGTAGATGGGTGATGGTCTCTTCGTGGTCTCCACACAGGGGATAAGCATCTTGGTGCGGCAACCCTCGCCGGGCCAACCTATCGGACGTCCAGCATGTTCCTCTGGTCCTGTTCCGCCATGGTTGCTCGATCGGGTCATGTTTTCCACCAGTGTGGAGTGGAGTGACCAAACAACGACATGCAATACCTTCGATCGTGACAAGGCTGAAATCATATTGGCCGAGGGGGGGTATTCTTCTGCTGTCCAGCATCCTACGACTCATATCGCTTTATTTGAACTCTGTTTCTATGTGACAACTATACTTGAGATGTCTGCTAGCAGAATGCTGCTTCTGGTCTTGATGTCGCTTTTTACCGTCGTCGTTTTTTTCCACATCCTACATAACGATGCTGGATGATCCTTGAGTTGAGATCCATCCGAAGTTAGGATGTGTTCTGCTCAGACTTTGAACGACTTGTTAAGACGATAAAGAGCATTAGTTTACTTACCTTTTACGATCTAAAATATTTCTATGATTTTCTCTTTCACATGAGCACATATAATAATTCAATCTGTTATGTCTCCTTTATATGTCACTGATCTATCCCACTCTCGGTCTATTGATATTTGGAGCATGCATACCAACAAACCAACATGAGCATATGTTCTAGCGAACGTCGGACCTATGCTCCGATTTAATTTGAAGATGTTAGAGCATGAATGCCAGGTGTACAAAAACAGATTTTACGAATTTGACCCAAGGGTTAGGCACACAAGAGTATGGACGACTATATGTTTGTTAAAAAGGAAGTGATACAAATGCTTTTATCTTGCAACAAGTTGTCCACACAgtaaaaaaataataatacaaCTACACACGTTGTGAGAAACAATTTTAGTTGGATTCACCTGGATTGATTCCTTTAGAATGTATACTATTAATCTTAGAATTTACTACATGAGGATGTTCATATATAATGTACCTTTCCATTTATTGTGAACATTTATAGTCTAGAATCGATAACGGttaggtatatatatatatatatatatatatatatatatatatatatatatatatatatatatatatacaattacATGAAAATCTTAGAGGCAAGCATATCCTTATAAAATAGAAAATATGGCACCCATTTAGAACATATGACTATAAGAAACAAAATGATTTAACGATACACCTGGTGCTTAATCCCTTTCCAAGAAATGATATAACTAAACACTAGGAAATCATTTCATAGATATTTTGGAGGTCTAAATTATTTTTGCAAAAGCACCCATAAGAACGTAATAGTATACCACATACTTAATTCCAAACATGGTTTAACAATATAAAATGTTGATACTTCTTAAATGCAATCAAGTTTGAAAAGATGCAATTACAAAACTACTATATACAacaaattaaatataaaataaataaactACTAGAATGATGCCCGCGTGGCCACTCTGCTAGTTAGATGAATAGTTATTGCTTGATCAGAAAGAACAAAATTAAAATCAGGCTAGTGTTCTCCTGATTGATTTCAAAAAAGTAAGTTAAATCCTAACAGATGCCACAAGGTCCAGAGTTGGGGGCCCTGCCTCGCGAGTAATTAAGCAGTATCAATGATAACGCCACTAAAAAAGTCGGTGATAACACAAGAAGAACCATTTGTGGAAGTAAAGTGATACGAACTCAAATTTGGATACAATATCATTTTTTTTTGCGATGAACTTGGATGCAATATCTATCCTTCTACATACGTCAGACCCAATCTCGGTCAACTAACAAAATATGAGAGCTGCCTATTTCTTCTGTCTTTATTTTCATTTTCTTGTGTATCAATCTGTGATGCTACCTGTTCACACACGGAGAGCATATCTATATTTTTGTGACAAATGATGGATTTTATTGATTTAGAATGAAGCATTAAGGGGATACAAACAcaataagcatacacccagcttCTGCATAACCAGAATGCACACAACCAACACTAGCGCACACATGCAAAAGAAAAAACAAACATGCCAGCAAAGAGCAATGTCATAGAAGACCCAAGCTATGCTTAAGCTcggaagaaaaggaaaaaaaaactcTGAAACGATCAAAATGATGGTTGATAAATTGCATCAATGATCATATCCACACCAACCATCTCTTTCAACAGCAACCACAAGGACAATGCCTTCAGGAAGGAAACGACGCTCAAACGTCATCGACACTGGATCCAACCAACAAAGACCAGACTCTAGGTTTTCACCCTAAAGAACAAGTCCGAGCACATCCGAACAATGCCTTCATCAAGGTAATGAGGCAAAAACATCACCATCGTCAGGTATAACCAATTCGGGTCAGACCTAGGGTTTTTACCCCGGAACTAGAGACCGGGTACTCAAGAAGCACCACCAAATCAAAGTCATCATGATGCCGCCACCATTTTCTGCGATCCCAGCAGCTACAAGCGTGGCACGGCCTTTACGTGACAGCACGACCGCCACTGCACAACCATATCCTCCACATCAAATCATCATCCATAGATCCATCTCACAGCTGAATGCAAACCAGCAGGATTGAGAGCCACCGAAACTCCGAAAGGAGCCTTCCGGTTGCACCATGCAACCTTGCCAGTGCGAGCCACTGGCAGCAGCCATCGGATCTGGAGAAAAAAACTCTCATGAAGGCCCTTGAGTGGCCACCACAATCCGTCGGTCGAGTCGCCAGACGGTGCCGCCACTGTCAGGACGGAAAACACCCCCTCGCATCAATCGGACGAACCACCTGTGACCAAGCATCAAGCATCAATCAACCGATCTAAGTCCCGAGGCGCCACCATCAACCACCTTTGACCTTGTGATCTGTCGCCTACAACAGCGGCGAGCGTCTTGGGTCGCCCTGGGATGCAGTGCACCAAAGAAGGCACATGAACCTTATCACTGGAAAGCCGTAGTAGCAGTGCGCCGGAGGCAGCTTCGCTCTGAACCTGCACGGCCTTGACCGCAGGCTGCTCTACCCAGGCCGTTGACAAGGCGTCACCATTCCGGACAGTCGCAGATCGCTCCAGACATCCACCGCTGCTGCATGTCCCTACACAGAGATCGCTAGCCATCCGCCGCTGCGTGTGTCCATGCGCACAAATGCCGTTGCATGTCCATGCACACAGATTGCACTAGCCTTCCGACGTTGCATGAAGATGGCTGTTGAGTAGCCGATCGCCTCACGCGCCCTTGAGTGCCTTCCGTCGAAGCCTTGTCCGGAGCCCCCCCGCCGGCATTAGCCACACATGCTTTGCCCGGCAGCGTCATCCGGCGGCAGCAAGGGAAGCGAGAGACGTGGGGAGGTCCCAGAGAAGCTGGATCGGGAGCCGCCCGTGCCGTCCGTCCGGACGACGCGGGGGCGGTTGTGCTTTTTAATTAGGTCAGTGTAGGGGAGCATATTTGGGTGTGTTTTTTCGAGAATACCAAAATTACATACCATAGTTTTATAGAAGAAGAGAATTGCAAGTACAAGGCGACTACCACTCACTTTGAACAACGAGCGTAGTACTAACTCCACACCCGGCTAGTCCAAAGAGAACCACCAATGTGCAAAGCAAAAGAAGATTGCCCAAAACCGAAAACCTCGCCGCGTCTCAAGCGACGTTGATCACCACCGAAGAGCAACAGCTTCCACCAAGCATCCCTAGTCGACACATCATCCTCCCTTAATGCCTTGATTTAACCCGAGGAAGGCGCCGTCTTGGAATCACCAGCGACGACCGTACATTGCGCCGGAGAAGAACAATCAAGGGCAGCGGCGAATACTGGAGGAGCGTAACTTAGGACATCCAGACCATGTTTCCCGGCATGATGCTCCCACAAGAGGGACGGCGTCGAAGACGCCGCCATCGTGTCAATCCAACACCGAATCAAGGATTTCATCTGGAGACAATTGCCAATACGAAATGAGCAAGGAGATGGCGACACACTCGGCGACTCCTCCAAGGAGGGAAACGACACCCACGGGCGCCGTCACCGCCGGCCAGGCTACAACCAGACAAGAGTTTCATCTGTAATTCCACGCATCGCCGTCACAGCAGCAACTTGCAGACGCAGCCGCGTAGCTGTGGTCCTTCCTCACCCGCACAACCAAGAGAACGCGACCCAACAACCACCATCCACCCAGACGAGGAGCTGCAGCAGCCAACCACGCCGTGCAAGAGCCACAACCACCACAACGGCCTTCACCCGCACCAGGGGACTGTCGTGTAGCGAAATTAGCCCCAAGGTCTAGATTGAATCTAGGGTGATTCGGATCTGACCCGCACCTCCTTCCACCACTCCGAGGCCACCACCACTGAGAGCACCACCGCGCGCCCAGCACACGGCGGCCTGCCACCCCACCACCATGGCCGCCCCTAAGATGTCCCATTCTGCGCGAAGGGGCCCGTCGGGGTTGGGGGGGGGGCGCCAGCACTCACCGCCTTCGTCAGCCGGGCACGGTCGTCATTGCAGGCGCCGGCAGCCGAAGGAGGAGATCAGGGGCCCTGCTGGTCTAGGGTTTGGGGGCCTTCGGAGCCGCATGCGCGTGCGACCCGTGAGGCAAGGGGCAGGAGCATTGTTTCCACATCACGAGCATATTTGGGTGTGATGGCAGCGCCTCTTGTGTTTTAACGAGTGGACAGTGCTGAAACAGTGTAGGGGACCCATCTCTCATGCTCTTCCGCTCAAGCTGGTCCTCGATCGATAAGACGATGGCACATAAGTTCTTTTTTTGGAAAGGATTAGGTTCATGGGAATTATAAAGCATCTCAAACATAATGAACTTATACTAAGATTCAAACACCATCGAACGACCAACTGCTGTCAGAATGAGCCGCC belongs to Triticum urartu cultivar G1812 chromosome 7, Tu2.1, whole genome shotgun sequence and includes:
- the LOC125518079 gene encoding lysosomal Pro-X carboxypeptidase-like, encoding MAASSTLPVVVPALLLLLASAFAPATAASPSKRPTHQPLLFPVGLAPLHQKQWSGRYATAAVTASAAAATDNGTANPFTAHYFLQELDHFTFTPNSSHVFSQKYLLNDTFWRRKPTAGPLFVYTGNEGEIEWFTTNTGFMFDIAPEFGALLVFIEHRFYGESMPFGDGPYSSPDTLGYLTSTQALADFAVLITSLKQNLSAVDAPVVVFGGSYGGMLAAWFRLKYPHVAMGAVASSAPILQFDDITPWSSFYDAVSQDFKSESPNCFSVIKAVWDVLDDRGFNHTGLLELSKTFRACKTVQSADSLSNWLWNAFTYTAMVDYPTPANFMMNLPAYPVKEMCKIIDSFPAGADVVDKAFAAASLYYNYTGDQKCFQVEGDDDPHDLDGWGWQACTEMVMPMTVSNESMFPPDSFNYENMSEDCLLYYGVRPRMHWITTEYGGHKIDKVLKKFGSNIIFSNGMRDPWSRGGVLKNISSSIIALVTEKGAHHLDLRSATKDDPDWVVEQRRQEVEIIRGWIDQYNKDIEQMWQ